In Paractinoplanes brasiliensis, the following proteins share a genomic window:
- a CDS encoding methyl-accepting chemotaxis protein has translation MESTPLEASQRRRGLAGWLGDRRVSTKILGAVLVVATIGTGVSSFAVLEMAAINRSTNDVYNGSLQLQTIAEVRNTFNRVRIDSLNHFLTDDADVQAEAEKALATDLRTLADAEARYKKFELGPIRNAAIAEFDTAWSQYVSVLNGRLLPLSRAGKDDQVAEIRKSEIDPLVGQARKALDTVSAQTIVVAQEDKDAAQSAFDTARTLVITLIISGLVVGVLAALGIARLITKPLARCVRVLMSIRDGNLTARTGLTGKDEVGALAQALDTSTEAMAGMVRQMAANAHQVAAASEELSAVSVQMSSAAEETSAQAGTVSSAAGMVSQNVQTVAAGADEMGVAIREIATSATEAATVSSQAAQTAQRTNEVVAKLGQSSAEIGNVIKLITAIAEQTNLLALNATIEAARAGEMGKGFAVVASEVKDLAQETARATDDISRRIGAIQGETEHAVVAIGEIAGVTVRINDHAATIAAAVEEQTATTNEMVRSVAEASASADDIAGNIAGVAEAADATAAGATETQATAQELARMAAEMNRTIAVYHV, from the coding sequence ATGGAGTCGACACCGCTTGAGGCATCGCAGCGCCGCCGGGGACTGGCCGGTTGGTTGGGAGACCGCCGGGTCAGCACGAAAATTCTCGGGGCGGTGCTTGTCGTCGCCACGATAGGCACCGGAGTGTCGTCGTTCGCCGTCCTGGAGATGGCAGCTATCAACCGGAGCACCAACGACGTCTACAACGGCAGCCTGCAGCTGCAGACCATCGCCGAGGTGCGCAACACCTTCAACCGGGTCCGCATCGACTCGCTCAATCACTTCCTCACCGACGACGCCGACGTGCAGGCCGAGGCGGAGAAGGCGCTGGCCACGGACCTGCGAACGCTCGCCGACGCCGAAGCCCGCTACAAGAAGTTCGAGCTCGGCCCGATCCGCAACGCCGCCATCGCCGAGTTCGACACGGCTTGGTCGCAGTATGTCTCGGTGCTCAACGGCAGGCTTCTCCCGCTCAGCCGCGCCGGCAAGGACGACCAGGTCGCGGAGATCCGCAAGAGCGAGATCGACCCTCTGGTGGGGCAAGCCCGCAAGGCCCTGGACACCGTTTCGGCCCAGACGATCGTCGTGGCACAGGAAGACAAGGACGCCGCCCAGTCCGCCTTCGACACCGCCCGCACGCTGGTGATCACGCTGATCATCTCGGGTCTGGTGGTAGGTGTGCTGGCGGCGCTGGGCATCGCCCGGCTGATCACCAAACCGCTGGCCCGCTGCGTCAGGGTCCTCATGTCGATCCGTGACGGCAACCTGACCGCCCGCACCGGCCTGACCGGCAAGGACGAGGTCGGCGCGCTGGCACAAGCCCTGGACACCTCCACCGAAGCGATGGCCGGCATGGTGCGCCAGATGGCCGCCAACGCCCACCAGGTCGCCGCCGCTTCCGAGGAGCTGTCCGCGGTCTCGGTACAGATGTCCTCAGCCGCCGAGGAGACCTCCGCGCAGGCCGGCACCGTCTCCAGCGCCGCCGGCATGGTGTCACAGAACGTGCAGACCGTCGCCGCCGGCGCCGACGAGATGGGCGTAGCGATCCGCGAGATCGCCACCAGCGCGACTGAGGCCGCCACCGTCTCCTCCCAGGCCGCGCAAACCGCGCAGCGCACCAACGAAGTCGTCGCGAAGCTCGGCCAGTCCTCCGCCGAGATCGGCAACGTCATCAAGCTGATCACGGCTATCGCCGAGCAGACGAACCTGCTCGCTCTCAACGCCACCATCGAGGCCGCCCGTGCGGGCGAGATGGGCAAAGGCTTCGCCGTGGTCGCCTCCGAGGTCAAGGACCTCGCTCAGGAAACCGCCCGAGCCACCGACGACATCTCGCGCCGGATCGGCGCCATCCAGGGCGAGACCGAGCACGCCGTCGTCGCGATCGGCGAGATCGCCGGGGTCACCGTGCGGATCAACGACCACGCCGCCACTATCGCCGCCGCCGTCGAGGAGCAGACGGCCACCACCAACGAGATGGTCCGCAGCGTCGCCGAGGCCTCCGCGAGCGCCGACGACATCGCCGGCAACATCGCCGGCGTGGCCGAGGCGGCCGACGCCACAGCGGCCGGCGCGACCGAGACCCAGGCGACCGCTCAGGAGCTGGCCCGCATGGCAGCCGAGATGAACCGGACCATCGCCGTCTACCACGTCTGA
- a CDS encoding fibronectin type III domain-containing protein, which produces MSTMGHVAPPPLAELTARAQTLSSAGDLAGARRVLANVLNPADAADPQQASADLALAAALHARILIALGDAHNARLWAGYAHAAEERLHGPHDNRTIAAAATHAAVLQRVGHFGRASQVYRQLVADLTELEGADSPRVLAAEADLATAEHAAGNCRAARSRLTAAWHRHSQRYGDASPAGIKMLARLGAMERECGRDAESREHLAKAQELCARYLPSDHPLVRQVAALVQGSASGRHVCGRVEQSDGPGMTTVGNPRVPGVPGVGAPGIPGFSGAPAVPDVPAPRASGAPTASADPAAPGVTTVGAPGVRPVPFPRRPTVPDPEEFPPDDPGLPPPDNRPTDPNGTVYQQPLYLADVHQEPGDLQGRHARADTPPPMPGRRAPDYGPDGRPVPIGSAPASTYTLPPNTERRLPVRTEPPPPRRRQPFVLAAVLVAGVAAVVAVVALTLPNANGAEGPTANATTPPAVTGPAATPSAPAATTRPPKADPGAPTAVKLRDNRDSVLLQWSYPRNAEGPILISGGRAGQPRKPFQQLPAGSTDYVVYGLNESSNYCFTVAIAYGTNNVARSVPVCTKR; this is translated from the coding sequence ATGAGCACTATGGGACACGTGGCCCCTCCTCCGCTCGCCGAGCTCACCGCACGCGCCCAGACGTTGTCGTCTGCCGGCGACCTCGCGGGCGCCCGGCGAGTGCTGGCCAACGTCCTCAACCCGGCCGACGCCGCCGACCCCCAGCAGGCCAGCGCCGACCTCGCCCTGGCGGCGGCCCTGCACGCGCGCATCCTGATCGCGCTGGGCGACGCCCACAATGCCCGGCTCTGGGCCGGTTACGCCCATGCCGCCGAGGAACGCCTGCACGGCCCCCACGACAACCGCACGATCGCCGCGGCCGCCACTCATGCCGCGGTGCTGCAGCGGGTCGGCCACTTCGGACGCGCGTCCCAGGTCTACCGCCAGCTGGTCGCCGACCTGACCGAACTGGAAGGCGCCGACTCGCCGCGGGTGCTGGCGGCCGAGGCCGACCTGGCCACGGCCGAGCACGCGGCGGGCAACTGCAGGGCCGCACGTTCCCGGCTCACCGCGGCGTGGCACCGGCACAGCCAGCGTTACGGCGACGCCTCCCCCGCTGGGATCAAGATGCTGGCCCGCCTGGGCGCGATGGAACGCGAGTGCGGGCGCGACGCCGAGAGTCGCGAGCATCTGGCCAAGGCGCAGGAGCTGTGCGCGCGCTACCTGCCTTCGGACCATCCCCTCGTACGGCAGGTGGCCGCGCTCGTGCAGGGGTCGGCCTCGGGCCGGCACGTGTGCGGCCGGGTCGAGCAGAGCGACGGCCCCGGGATGACCACGGTCGGCAATCCTCGCGTTCCGGGCGTGCCCGGCGTCGGCGCTCCTGGCATTCCAGGTTTTTCCGGCGCCCCCGCCGTCCCTGACGTGCCTGCTCCTCGCGCTTCCGGCGCTCCCACCGCTTCGGCTGATCCCGCCGCTCCCGGCGTCACCACCGTCGGCGCCCCGGGCGTGCGGCCCGTGCCCTTCCCCCGGCGTCCCACGGTGCCCGACCCCGAGGAGTTCCCGCCCGACGACCCGGGCCTGCCGCCGCCCGACAACCGCCCCACCGACCCCAACGGCACGGTCTATCAGCAGCCGCTCTATCTGGCCGACGTGCACCAGGAGCCCGGTGACCTGCAGGGCCGCCACGCCCGCGCCGACACCCCACCACCGATGCCGGGCCGGCGCGCCCCCGACTACGGCCCCGACGGCCGTCCCGTCCCGATCGGCTCCGCGCCCGCTTCGACGTACACGTTGCCGCCGAACACCGAAAGGCGTCTTCCCGTACGCACCGAGCCCCCGCCCCCGCGCCGCCGGCAGCCCTTCGTCCTGGCCGCTGTCCTGGTGGCCGGCGTGGCAGCCGTGGTCGCCGTGGTGGCCCTGACCCTCCCCAACGCCAACGGCGCCGAGGGCCCGACCGCGAACGCCACCACCCCGCCCGCGGTGACCGGGCCCGCCGCCACCCCCTCAGCGCCCGCGGCCACCACCCGCCCGCCCAAGGCCGACCCAGGCGCCCCCACGGCCGTGAAGCTGCGCGACAACCGCGACAGCGTCCTGCTGCAGTGGTCTTACCCCCGCAATGCCGAAGGCCCGATCCTGATCTCGGGCGGACGTGCCGGGCAGCCGCGGAAGCCGTTCCAGCAGTTGCCCGCGGGCAGCACGGACTACGTCGTCTACGGCCTCAACGAGTCCTCGAACTACTGCTTCACGGTCGCGATCGCGTACGGCACCAACAACGTCGCCCGCTCGGTCCCGGTCTGCACCAAACGCTGA
- a CDS encoding DUF4236 domain-containing protein — MGLVFRKRKKFGPLILNFTENGYSSWSLKIGRWSWNSRSRAHRYDLPGPFSWKQDKSRS, encoded by the coding sequence ATGGGCCTCGTTTTCCGCAAGCGCAAGAAGTTCGGCCCGTTGATCCTGAACTTCACCGAGAACGGCTACTCCTCGTGGAGTCTCAAGATCGGCCGCTGGTCCTGGAACTCGCGCAGCCGGGCGCACCGCTACGACCTGCCCGGCCCGTTCTCGTGGAAGCAGGACAAGAGCCGCTCCTAG
- a CDS encoding RrF2 family transcriptional regulator yields the protein MQISARGDYAVRAALSLARAYPALMSAQAIAQDQEMPRKFLEAVLADLRRAGVVRAQRGAEGGYTLSQPPRDVTIGQILRAVDGPLAGVRGLRPEETQYAGAAENLPNLWVAVRAAVREVVDEVNLAELLSGRMPAHVRKLTTRPDAWQPR from the coding sequence GTGCAGATCTCCGCGCGCGGCGACTACGCGGTCCGGGCGGCCCTCAGCTTGGCTAGGGCCTACCCGGCATTGATGTCCGCCCAAGCCATCGCCCAGGATCAGGAAATGCCCCGCAAGTTCCTCGAGGCGGTGCTCGCCGATCTGCGCCGTGCCGGGGTCGTACGCGCGCAGCGTGGCGCCGAGGGTGGCTACACGCTGTCACAACCCCCTCGCGATGTGACGATCGGCCAGATCCTGCGGGCGGTCGACGGGCCGCTGGCCGGAGTGCGTGGCCTGCGCCCCGAGGAAACCCAGTACGCGGGCGCGGCGGAAAATCTGCCCAACCTGTGGGTCGCCGTCCGGGCAGCAGTCCGCGAGGTCGTCGACGAGGTCAACCTGGCCGAGCTGCTCAGCGGCCGGATGCCGGCCCACGTCCGCAAGCTGACGACCCGCCCCGACGCGTGGCAGCCACGCTGA
- a CDS encoding helix-turn-helix transcriptional regulator: protein MSTAAARFETATPFGPPGWAGVGTCALDATAAQPPVRLPYHVLVLATAGHGTVEVDFFSHACRPGTLLWIRPGQALRVGRNGLIASVITFEPALLKEQGDELPLQNRWQLRGEDEDAVISEFTQIAVDHERHAPSPAANHTQGSIAAELLRRQLHVLLLRLALLSSGTPAGPESRTYTRFRGLLEAGHPHSRRVEDYAEELGCSVRTLTRACLSVTGRTAKQVVDDRVALEARRLLACTPLSVAEVGRHLGFPEPTNFGRFFHREVGMSPGQFRAEASGEPRGIIPAQRRSSD, encoded by the coding sequence ATGTCCACTGCAGCAGCGCGGTTCGAAACCGCGACCCCGTTTGGCCCGCCCGGCTGGGCGGGAGTCGGCACCTGCGCCCTGGACGCCACCGCGGCCCAGCCGCCGGTCCGCCTTCCCTATCACGTGCTGGTGCTGGCCACGGCCGGGCACGGCACCGTCGAGGTCGACTTCTTCTCCCACGCCTGCCGGCCCGGCACCCTGCTCTGGATCCGGCCCGGTCAGGCACTGCGGGTGGGGCGCAACGGGCTGATCGCCTCGGTGATCACGTTCGAGCCGGCCCTGCTCAAGGAGCAGGGCGACGAACTGCCCTTGCAGAACCGCTGGCAGCTGCGCGGCGAGGACGAGGACGCGGTGATCAGCGAGTTCACCCAGATCGCGGTGGATCACGAACGGCACGCGCCGAGCCCGGCCGCCAACCACACGCAAGGCTCGATCGCGGCCGAGTTGCTGCGCCGCCAGTTGCACGTCCTGCTGCTACGTCTCGCCCTGCTGAGTTCCGGCACACCGGCCGGCCCCGAGAGCCGCACCTACACCCGGTTCCGGGGGCTGCTGGAGGCCGGGCACCCACACAGCCGCCGTGTCGAGGACTATGCGGAGGAGTTGGGCTGCTCCGTGCGTACGCTCACCCGGGCTTGCCTGTCCGTCACGGGCCGCACGGCGAAGCAGGTGGTCGACGACAGGGTCGCGCTGGAGGCCCGCCGGTTGCTCGCCTGTACGCCCCTGTCGGTGGCCGAGGTGGGCCGCCACCTGGGGTTTCCCGAGCCCACAAACTTCGGCCGTTTCTTCCACCGCGAGGTCGGTATGAGCCCCGGCCAGTTCCGCGCGGAGGCCTCGGGCGAACCGCGCGGCATCATTCCCGCACAGCGACGATCATCTGACTGA
- a CDS encoding SsgA family sporulation/cell division regulator, translating to MSTIRPTTVEVETSLRLVAPDATALPVRASLRYDPADPYAVHVLFHAESAGGEAVSWSFARELLVTGLDEPAGIGDVRVWPWATPRGDFVALALSSPDGNALFEVPRSVLVRFLRRTYVVVPRGRESEHLDVDAAVNRLLAGR from the coding sequence ATGAGTACCATTCGTCCAACGACCGTCGAGGTCGAGACCTCGCTGCGGCTCGTAGCGCCTGACGCCACGGCTCTGCCCGTGCGCGCCAGCCTGCGGTACGACCCAGCCGACCCTTATGCGGTGCACGTGTTGTTCCACGCAGAATCAGCCGGTGGGGAAGCCGTGAGCTGGTCCTTTGCGCGGGAACTGCTCGTCACCGGGCTCGATGAGCCCGCGGGTATCGGGGACGTCCGGGTGTGGCCGTGGGCCACTCCGCGGGGCGACTTCGTGGCCCTGGCGTTGTCGTCACCCGACGGGAACGCGTTGTTCGAAGTGCCGCGTAGCGTCCTTGTTCGTTTCCTTCGTCGCACCTATGTGGTGGTGCCTCGTGGCCGTGAATCCGAACATCTCGACGTCGACGCGGCCGTGAATCGGTTGCTGGCCGGCCGATAG
- a CDS encoding TIGR02611 family protein, with translation MTTKPDQGVAPSGVLDKIRANPTGRLALKISIAVLGAIVVAVGIVAIPLPGPGWAIVIAGLAIWAIEFAWAKHLLEFTKKHVLSWTHWIGRQSWPVKALVGLATFLFVSAVVYVSFRVSFGVDLIDVALDRLT, from the coding sequence ATGACTACGAAACCGGACCAGGGCGTGGCTCCGTCGGGTGTGCTGGACAAGATCCGCGCCAACCCCACGGGCCGGCTGGCCCTGAAAATCTCCATCGCAGTCCTCGGCGCCATCGTCGTCGCCGTCGGCATCGTCGCCATCCCGCTGCCCGGCCCCGGCTGGGCCATCGTGATCGCCGGCCTGGCCATCTGGGCCATCGAATTCGCGTGGGCCAAACACCTGCTCGAGTTCACGAAGAAGCACGTGCTGTCCTGGACGCACTGGATCGGCCGGCAGTCCTGGCCCGTCAAGGCGCTGGTCGGCCTGGCCACGTTCCTCTTCGTGAGCGCGGTCGTCTATGTCTCGTTCCGCGTCAGCTTCGGCGTCGACCTGATCGACGTGGCGCTCGACCGGCTGACCTGA
- a CDS encoding VOC family protein codes for MPTFSFDHVGLSVADLDAQRRFYGAALGLTEVEEHFEVPEAHIRTAILRVDNGLKIELIERGGPAPQEFADAFDGAGTQGYFHWAVYVDDLDAAYRKVLDAGGREVSAPAPAVRRGMRFAYAKDPEGNLLELIQPAR; via the coding sequence ATGCCGACCTTTTCCTTCGACCACGTCGGGCTGTCCGTCGCGGACCTCGACGCACAGCGGCGCTTCTACGGCGCCGCACTCGGGCTGACCGAGGTGGAGGAGCACTTCGAGGTGCCCGAGGCGCACATCCGTACGGCGATCCTGCGTGTGGACAATGGCCTGAAGATCGAGCTGATCGAGCGTGGCGGGCCGGCGCCGCAGGAGTTCGCCGACGCGTTCGACGGCGCCGGCACCCAGGGCTACTTCCACTGGGCGGTCTACGTGGACGACCTCGACGCCGCCTATCGGAAGGTTCTCGACGCGGGCGGGCGTGAGGTCTCTGCCCCGGCCCCTGCCGTGCGGCGGGGGATGCGCTTCGCCTATGCCAAGGACCCGGAGGGCAACTTGCTGGAACTGATCCAGCCGGCCCGCTGA
- a CDS encoding TetR/AcrR family transcriptional regulator, with amino-acid sequence MVRADARENRARILAAAREAFAEDDDTSMNQIAQRAGVGPGTLYRNYPSREALILDIYRDEVAKLIGAVPELLAAEPPLEALRRWTTELVIGMRTKHALGAALSPDAHKSISEQTYDPVIGAIAQLLDAGKADGSIREDAEPGDFLQFTGALWRAAPDRTQPMLALILDGLDARRSR; translated from the coding sequence ATGGTTCGTGCAGACGCCCGCGAGAACCGCGCCCGCATCCTGGCGGCGGCGCGGGAAGCCTTCGCCGAGGATGACGACACCTCGATGAACCAGATTGCCCAGCGGGCCGGCGTCGGACCTGGCACCCTCTATCGCAACTACCCGTCCCGCGAGGCGCTCATCCTCGATATCTACCGGGACGAGGTCGCGAAGCTGATCGGCGCGGTGCCCGAGTTGCTCGCCGCGGAGCCACCCCTGGAGGCACTGCGCCGCTGGACGACCGAGCTGGTGATCGGCATGCGCACGAAGCACGCCCTCGGCGCCGCTCTCAGCCCGGACGCCCACAAGTCGATCAGCGAGCAGACGTACGACCCGGTCATCGGCGCTATCGCCCAACTGCTCGACGCCGGCAAGGCTGACGGCAGCATCCGCGAAGACGCCGAGCCCGGCGACTTCCTGCAGTTCACCGGCGCTCTCTGGCGAGCCGCGCCGGACCGCACGCAGCCCATGCTCGCGCTCATCCTCGACGGGCTCGACGCTCGGCGGAGTCGCTAG
- a CDS encoding SDR family oxidoreductase, protein MAEVLVTGGSGYIGGWCTLALLNAGYSVRTTVRDLSREHKVREMLRRGGADPGDALQVVRADLAGDDGWADAAAGCDGVLHVASPTLTKAPKNDDEMVRPAVDGTLRVLRAARDGGVRRVVLTSAIGAIAYGHEQRDTPFTEQDWTNVDAEGIQPYQKSKTLAERAAWEFVRDGALELATVNPTGVLGPVLGLEYSPSLTGIARMLDGSMPALLPFATGYVDVRDVAALHLLALVEPAAAGERFIATAGRSLWLRDVAAILRDRLGERAAKVPTREMPLWAARQLAKVNPQVRQLRAALGRDLAATSVKAERLLGWKPRPIEDTIVETAESLLALHH, encoded by the coding sequence ATGGCGGAAGTTCTGGTAACCGGAGGCTCCGGTTACATCGGCGGCTGGTGCACGTTGGCACTGCTCAACGCCGGATACTCGGTTCGCACCACGGTGCGTGACCTGTCCCGCGAACATAAGGTGCGGGAAATGCTGCGCCGGGGAGGCGCCGATCCCGGCGACGCCCTGCAGGTGGTCCGCGCGGACCTGGCGGGTGACGACGGCTGGGCGGACGCCGCGGCCGGTTGCGACGGCGTTCTCCACGTCGCCTCGCCCACGCTCACCAAGGCGCCGAAGAACGACGACGAGATGGTCCGCCCGGCGGTCGACGGCACGCTGCGGGTGCTGCGCGCGGCCCGCGACGGCGGCGTACGGCGGGTGGTGCTGACCTCGGCGATCGGCGCGATCGCCTACGGCCACGAGCAGCGCGACACCCCGTTCACCGAACAGGACTGGACGAACGTCGACGCGGAGGGCATTCAGCCCTACCAGAAGTCCAAGACCCTCGCCGAACGCGCAGCCTGGGAGTTCGTCCGAGACGGCGCCCTCGAACTGGCCACTGTCAACCCGACCGGTGTTCTCGGCCCTGTCCTCGGCCTCGAATACTCCCCATCGCTCACCGGGATCGCGCGCATGCTCGACGGGTCGATGCCGGCTCTGCTGCCGTTCGCCACCGGCTACGTCGACGTACGCGACGTCGCCGCGCTGCACCTGCTCGCGCTGGTCGAACCAGCCGCCGCCGGCGAGCGTTTCATCGCCACCGCCGGACGCAGCCTTTGGCTGCGTGACGTCGCCGCGATCCTGCGCGACCGCCTGGGCGAACGTGCGGCGAAAGTACCGACCAGGGAAATGCCGCTGTGGGCCGCGCGCCAGCTCGCCAAGGTCAACCCGCAGGTACGTCAGCTTCGCGCGGCGCTCGGCCGTGACCTGGCGGCCACCTCGGTGAAGGCCGAGCGACTGCTCGGCTGGAAGCCCCGCCCGATCGAAGACACCATCGTCGAGACCGCCGAGAGCCTGCTCGCCCTCCATCACTGA
- a CDS encoding flavodoxin domain-containing protein, which yields MTVLVAYATSGGSTAEIAGWIAEELRTAGLDTRLVAAGEVDDVAGYEALILGAAMYAAGWHADARKFAKRFAGQFAGRPVWLFDSGPLDHTADDTDLPPNHQATVAMELLQAREHVTFGGRMTAEAHGWLGFLSRRMAKEGHAGDFRNPPRVRAWARGVAAEILAARRQT from the coding sequence ATGACGGTACTGGTGGCATACGCGACGAGCGGCGGATCCACCGCCGAGATCGCCGGCTGGATCGCCGAGGAGCTGCGCACCGCCGGCCTGGACACGCGGCTGGTGGCGGCCGGCGAGGTCGACGACGTGGCCGGCTACGAGGCCCTGATCCTCGGCGCCGCCATGTACGCGGCCGGCTGGCACGCCGACGCCCGCAAGTTCGCCAAACGGTTCGCCGGCCAGTTCGCCGGACGGCCGGTCTGGCTGTTCGACAGCGGCCCGCTCGACCACACCGCCGACGACACCGATCTGCCACCGAACCACCAGGCCACGGTCGCGATGGAGCTGCTCCAGGCGCGGGAGCACGTGACGTTCGGCGGCCGGATGACCGCCGAGGCGCACGGCTGGCTCGGCTTCCTGTCCCGCCGGATGGCGAAGGAGGGTCACGCCGGTGACTTCCGCAACCCGCCGCGGGTCCGGGCATGGGCACGCGGGGTGGCCGCCGAGATCCTGGCAGCGCGCCGGCAGACCTGA
- a CDS encoding nitronate monooxygenase, translating into MTARSARGPRIIQGGMGVAVSGWRLARAVSLTGQMGVVSGTALEIVCARRLQQGDLGGDIRRALAHFPVPGAAERILRTYYVAGGKPATAPFRPVLRFSQQPSRVLAELTIAANFVEVYLAKEGHDGLIGINYLRKIELPIPFGCYGAMLAGVDHVLVGAGNPAHLPGLLDGLAAHQPVALPVRVQGATSADGQHAIRFDPRAYAPPGQHPLKRPRFDAIVASVDLAEGLAADPGTRPDGFIVEGAAAGGHNAPPRGPRRVDDTGQPVYDDRDVVDPRSMTRFGLPFWMAGSYGTPDGLARAVAAGATGVQVGTAFAYCEESGMAAEWKRRVVELAARGDVPVRTDGRASPTGFPFKVVQLPGTLSDEDVYADRERLCDLGVLRTAYRKPDGSVGYRCPAEPVAMYRSHGGGREVNTAGRRCLCNGLMAAAGFAQQRAGGYTEPPVITAGTDFTAVRELLRRLPAGRQTYRATDVVAYLLETEKGLA; encoded by the coding sequence ATGACGGCCCGATCGGCTCGCGGTCCGCGGATCATCCAGGGCGGCATGGGCGTCGCCGTCTCCGGCTGGCGACTCGCCCGCGCCGTGTCCCTGACCGGCCAGATGGGGGTGGTGTCGGGCACCGCACTGGAGATCGTCTGCGCCCGGCGGCTGCAGCAGGGCGACCTCGGCGGTGACATACGCCGGGCACTGGCACACTTCCCCGTGCCGGGGGCGGCGGAACGGATCCTGCGCACCTACTACGTGGCCGGCGGCAAACCCGCGACGGCACCGTTCCGGCCGGTGCTGCGGTTCAGTCAGCAGCCGTCCCGGGTGCTCGCCGAGCTCACCATCGCGGCGAACTTCGTCGAGGTGTACCTCGCCAAGGAGGGTCACGACGGCCTGATCGGCATCAACTACCTGCGCAAGATCGAACTGCCGATCCCGTTCGGCTGCTACGGCGCCATGCTCGCCGGTGTCGACCACGTGCTGGTGGGCGCCGGAAACCCCGCCCACCTGCCCGGACTGCTGGACGGGCTGGCCGCCCACCAGCCGGTGGCGCTGCCGGTCCGGGTCCAGGGCGCCACGTCGGCCGACGGCCAGCACGCCATCCGGTTCGACCCCCGGGCGTACGCTCCGCCGGGGCAGCACCCGCTGAAGCGCCCCCGCTTCGACGCCATCGTGGCCTCCGTCGACCTCGCCGAGGGGCTCGCCGCCGATCCCGGCACCCGGCCCGACGGCTTCATCGTGGAAGGCGCCGCAGCCGGTGGGCACAACGCCCCGCCGCGCGGCCCGCGCCGCGTCGACGACACCGGTCAGCCCGTCTATGACGACCGCGACGTGGTCGACCCCCGGTCGATGACCCGGTTCGGTCTGCCGTTCTGGATGGCCGGTTCGTACGGCACCCCGGACGGACTCGCCCGGGCGGTGGCTGCCGGAGCCACCGGTGTGCAGGTGGGCACCGCGTTCGCGTACTGCGAGGAGTCCGGGATGGCCGCCGAGTGGAAGCGCCGCGTCGTCGAACTGGCCGCCCGCGGCGACGTGCCGGTACGCACCGACGGCCGCGCCTCCCCGACGGGTTTCCCGTTCAAGGTGGTGCAGCTACCGGGAACCCTGTCCGACGAGGACGTCTACGCCGATCGGGAGCGACTGTGCGACCTCGGCGTGCTGCGCACCGCGTACCGCAAGCCGGATGGCTCGGTCGGCTACCGGTGCCCCGCGGAGCCCGTGGCGATGTACCGCAGCCACGGCGGCGGCCGAGAGGTCAACACGGCCGGGCGGCGCTGCCTGTGCAACGGGCTGATGGCGGCCGCCGGCTTCGCACAGCAGCGGGCCGGCGGCTACACCGAGCCGCCGGTGATCACCGCCGGCACCGACTTCACCGCCGTACGCGAGTTGCTGCGCCGGCTGCCCGCCGGCCGGCAGACGTACCGGGCCACCGACGTGGTGGCCTATCTGCTGGAAACGGAGAAGGGACTGGCATGA
- a CDS encoding electron transfer flavoprotein subunit beta/FixA family protein, protein MKIAVLIKYVPEATATWRFADDRTLDRASIDGRLSELDEYAVEQAVRLAEAGVATEITYLTMGPARAVEAVRKALAMGGDRAVHILDDALHGTDAAGTSLVLAAALKQTDADLVICGMASTDAEMSVVPVMVADRLGMPALVDAAEVRVDGDTVTVERDTDDATEEVAAPLPALVTVTDRSGEARYPSFKGIVAAKRKPVTTRSLADLEITAGQVGAAGAATEVRAVRPRPPREAGTVITDEGDAAVRLADFLAANKLL, encoded by the coding sequence ATGAAGATCGCAGTGCTGATCAAATATGTCCCGGAGGCGACGGCCACCTGGCGTTTCGCCGATGACCGCACGCTGGACCGGGCGAGCATCGACGGCCGGCTCTCCGAACTGGACGAATACGCCGTCGAACAGGCCGTCCGGCTCGCCGAGGCGGGCGTCGCCACCGAGATCACCTATCTGACGATGGGCCCGGCCCGGGCCGTCGAGGCGGTGCGCAAGGCCCTCGCGATGGGCGGTGACCGGGCGGTGCACATCCTCGACGACGCGCTGCACGGCACGGATGCCGCCGGCACCTCGCTCGTCCTCGCGGCCGCGCTGAAGCAGACGGATGCCGACCTGGTCATCTGCGGCATGGCGTCCACCGACGCGGAGATGTCAGTGGTGCCGGTGATGGTGGCCGACCGGCTCGGCATGCCGGCGCTGGTGGACGCCGCCGAGGTCCGGGTCGACGGTGACACCGTCACCGTCGAGCGCGACACCGACGACGCGACCGAGGAGGTCGCCGCGCCGCTGCCGGCCCTGGTGACGGTCACCGACCGGTCCGGTGAGGCCCGCTACCCCTCCTTCAAGGGGATCGTCGCGGCCAAGCGCAAGCCGGTCACCACCCGGTCGCTGGCCGACCTTGAGATCACCGCCGGACAGGTCGGCGCCGCCGGTGCGGCCACCGAGGTCCGCGCTGTCCGTCCCCGGCCGCCCCGCGAGGCGGGCACGGTCATCACCGACGAGGGCGACGCCGCCGTCCGGCTGGCCGACTTCCTCGCCGCCAACAAGCTGTTGTAG